The Ciconia boyciana chromosome 17, ASM3463844v1, whole genome shotgun sequence genome contains a region encoding:
- the C17H17orf78 gene encoding uncharacterized protein C17orf78 homolog, whose protein sequence is MLTILIFGLVFVHNNLSRKDPRDYKCHVENASEISGSVRSLNIFLQAPGIAATKGTLSRTQKVITLECFSLQSPVQVNLLYLEKTHEDLTNQTAEKCALQSLKVVASADRKPAISHACVVLTHHRKKFQRKFILREKGKKFNVANIRLVFLSGISNCVITAKLPKLKVFTEGLTVPHVHQENQTLEKGIPSTNDKDMLNRQKLSIVIKVFIACILLAFAIPYIMFVIYKIPCPAAAGQLGEVLLIPEEEQFRGGRE, encoded by the exons ATGCTCACAATACTAATATTTGGCTTAGTGTTCGTGCACAACAATCTCAGCAGAAAAG ACCCCAGAGACTACAAATGTCATGTGGAAAATGCCTCAGAAATATCTGGCAGCGTAAGAAGCCTGAACATCTTCCTGCAAG CCCCTGGGATAGCAGCAACCAAGGGAACGTTAAGCAGAACCCAAAAAGTCATCACTCTGGAATGCTTTAGTCTTCAAAGCCCCGTGCAAGTAAATCTGCTGTATTTGGAGAAGACGCACGAAGATTTGACAAACCAGACAGCAGAGAAATGTGCCTTGCAGAGCCTGAAAGTCGTCGCCAGTGCAGACAGGAAACCTGCTATCAGCCACGCCTGTGTTGTACTAACACACCACAGAAAAAAGTTCCAGAGAAAATTTATCCttagagaaaaaggcaaaaagttcAATGTAGCAAATATACGTTTAG tgtttctATCAGGGATATCGAATTGTGTTATAACAGCAAAGCTGCCCAAGCTGAAAGTTTTCACAGAGGGTTTGACTGTCCCGCACGTGCACCAAGAAAATCAAACGTTAGAGA AGGGAATTCCATCCACAAATGACAAAGATATGCTGAACAGACAAAAACTAAGTATTGTCATTAAAGTGTTCATCGCTTGCATCCTGTTAGCCTTCGCAATACCCTATATCATGTTTGTTATATACAAAATTCCCTGCCCG gcagctgctggccaGCTGGGAGAGGTACTCCTGATACCAGAGGAAGAACAGTTTAGGGGTGGAAGAGAATAG